One Coprobacter fastidiosus genomic window, ACCGAATTTCCGTCATTTCGAGGCACACATACGATCCGGGTTATCCCGACAAGACTTTTCAGATCGATTACCATTTCTTTCTTATTATCTCTTACATAGCGGACATACGTCAACGGGGCACGATCGGTACTTTTTTTAAAACAAGAGTCTGTCGGCACGCAACCGACCGCATGTCCTTTTTCATCATATACAACAATCTCGGACAAATCGGCAACAGGTTTGCGGCTCTTTGATAGCTCCGGCTCTCTTTGCTTCATTCATCAAAGTACGAATATTTCTCATGTGCATACCGATTGTAGAAACGTTTCTTGTCTTTGACCAAAGTTTCTCGCATTTCTGCAACCATTCAACGGTAATGGCACTGAACGGAATATCTTTACCTCCAACTTCTTCAACCATGACTAAAGTACATTTAAGAATTGCATTGTTCCGATTCTATCTTCGCTTTTCAATTCCTCAATTTTTGCTCTTATGGCACTATTTAGAGTGTCTCCGGTTGCTTTTCCAAAACGTAAATTGAGCGTATTGAAGGAGAGAATGTTCTCTTTTCTACCAGTGCTTCAATATTCATCCGGACTAAAGAAAAACTGCTTTCAATGGCTTGTTTGATTTTCCTGCTTTCAAACGATTTACTATCCGGCAGCTTATTCCATTCTTCTTTTGTCATACAAAGGCCAATGGAATAATATTTTGGCTTCTTCTAATAATAAACCTTGATTTTAACAGGATATTTACCCTCCTTGTTGATTGTACGTGCATCCAGTACCGTAGACACTACGACACCATCTTTAGAATAATTGAACATGATTTTTAGTAATTACATGCAAGCGGAATTGCCTGCAATAATCTATATATCCATTTTTTAAGGGAAATATAAACGGTTTCGAAACATTTTGAAGTCTTTTGAATATTGGTTTTGAATGATTTAAATGTTATCTGAATAAGTTAAAACATCATTCATGTGTATCTATTTAGGAAATCATCTAAATAACTATAAATAAGCAAACTTATCGTGGCAATATTTGTATATATAATAACTTATAGGTAATTTTGCCACAGAAATTAAAGGAGAACACTCATGAAAACGATTAATCAAATTATTGGAGAAAATCTAAAGAAAATTAGAGAGTTATCCGGTTTTACGCAAGAGAAGATAGCTAAATCCATTGGGATTGAGCGTTCTGCATATAGTAATTATGAAGGAGGCATAAGGGAAGTTCCGTATGATATTTTAGAAAAACTATCAAACCTATTTGGTTGTGAGCCTTTTATTCTGTTTGAAGATAATGTCCAAACAGATAATGAGATTTTGGCTACGGCTTTCAGAATTTCCGATTTAGAAGATGACGATTTGAAAGAAATAGCCAATTTCAAGGATATTGTGAAATCATACCTTAAAATGGAACGAATAGCCCAAAATGAAGTTGAATAAATTTATTATAGAAAGACAAGTTTCAGAGTTTCGCACAGATAATGGGCTTAGCTCGTCCGAGCCTATTACATTGAAGAGTCTGCTCCTAAAGTTAAACGTACTTACTATTTTCAGACCTCTGTCTGAAAATTTTTCTGGTATGTGTTTAAAGGATAATTCCGGACACCGTTTTATGCTTATCAATTCTAACCAGCCACGAGGAAGACAACATTTTACGATTGCTCACGAATTATACCACTTATTTATAGAAGAAAAACCAACTCCACATAAATGTAATCCAGGACACAGCAAAAATAAAGTAGAACAATACGCAGATATGTTTGCTTCTTCCTTATTAATGCCGGAAGCTGGAATTTGCCAGTTAATACCGGAAGTAGAACTAAATACCAGAAACATTTCCATAGCAACGATTTTAAAGCTCGAACACTATTTTTCTGTTTCTCGTTCAGCTCTGCTATATCGATTATTAAACATTGGCCTCATAACTGAAAATACACGTTCCCAGCTTGCAGAGATAGGAGTAAAACACTCTGCAAGATGTTTCGGATATGACATTGCTCTATACGAACCCGCAAATGAGGGGTTAGTTATCGGTGATTTTGGAGAAAAGGCACGTAGTTTATTCGATAAAGAAAAAATTTCAGAGAGCCATTATATGGAATTACTCAGTAAAATAAGTATCAATGGGACACAAGAAAACGAAAATAGTACTCGATGCTGATGTGATTATCCATTTTATAGAAGCGGGTAACTTTTCATTATTACCGGATATATTCCCCGAATATGAATATATAGTACTGGATGTGGTTTACAATGAAGTTTCAAAGAATAATAAAACGAAAAAATTCATAGACAACTATCTTCACCATTTTCCAAAATTGAAACAAGAAACATTTGCTCCAAAAGGAGAATCAATAAAAGAATATTTTTCATTGCAACGAGTATTGGGAAAAGGAGAGAGTGCCTGTATGGTATATTGTAGGGACAATAGAGATGTATTGGGGAGTAGTAATTTAAGAGATATAAAGGACTACTGTTCAAAGAACTGCATAACTTATTTAACGACTCTTGATTTTCTATATTACGCTTATTGCAAAAAGAAAATGACACAACAAGAATGTACTAAATTTATGCAAGCTGTAAACGATGCAGGAAGCAAACTTCCTATTATTGACATAACCCAATATACATGTACCGTACAAATCTAATTGCACACAATTTGCACACATCTTAAGAAAATAGAAAAAAACAAGAGAGATTATTTGAAAAAGAAATACTACCTTTAGTCTTGAAAATCAAGGAGTATGAGCCTGAAAAGAAACAAAGATCAAATTGTTAAAAATCAATCATTTGCGACTCCTGATCTGGAGAGTATGTTCGGAAATGATCTGTCATAAGCCGTTCTCAGGATACGGAACTGCATCATTCGGACAGGATTATATGCTGCACCAAGCGCACTATTTCGAAACGCATCCCGACTCGCGCTTTTCTCAAACTGCCGATGATACGGTCTACCCTTTCAATGAGTTTCTACATATATTGGTAGAACTCGGAATCCCGGGATTATCGGCAATCGGAGTTTTTTTACTCTCTCTATTTTTATCCCGATCGAAAAACGGGACAAAACGGATTTTAAAAGCCGGATTAATCACTTATTTATGCTTTTCGTTGTTTTCCTATCCGAATTCGGTCTTCCCTCTATTTGTCCTTTTCGGAATATTTTCGGGATGCATCGAGAGCCGGAAGGTATTTAAAATACCGGTATCCGCCTTGACAACGGGAAGCCTGCTAATTCTATCGGTTCTGGTCTGTTCCGTTTCAATTCGGGAAATCAGATTTTATTATAACGGAGCGAAAACTCTCGAAAAATTTTTCACGGGAAACAGTTCGGAAGCGATTTTATTTTCAGACCGACATTATGAACAGCTAAAATATAGCGAATCATTCAACAATATTTACAGCATGTGGCTGGAAAAACATCCGGATATAAAAAAGTTGCCGAGACTGCCGGCGGGATGCAACAATTATTGCAATATAGGAAAAACATATATGCTCTCTGAACAATACGACTATGCAGAAGAATATTTGAAAACAGCGTCTTTTATGGTTCCCGAGAAAATAACTCCCAACTATTTGTTATGGCAAAACTCATTACAAAGAGGGGACACGACGAACGCAATTACCATTGCCGAACGGATATTGAAACAACCTTTAAAAGCAGAAAGCACTTATACTCTCCGCGTCAAAAGCGAAATACGTAGATTTTTAGAAACCGAACAGGGAAAAACACAAGTTCCTGCCCAATAAATACTTAGCATCTATCTGAGCGCTAAATATTTTTCCAACTTATCGAATCCGGTCATTACAATCTTATTCGTCACCGTAAAGAACCATACGCAAGGGACAAAGCAGAAAAGGAAACGCTTGGCGGAATAAGCCAAAACATTTTCTATCGTATCCCATTTATAATCGATCTGATATAAAATAATCACATAGAACAGAGATGCCAACAGAATCATAGATAACAGACGAAGGTTATCACGTGTCTTTATCACATTCCGGATATTGACAAGCAGCGAAAGAAGAGCAGCGGAAAACGACCAGCCGTAATAATAATTATTGACATAAAGATTTTTCATATAGTTATAGATAGTCTCGACCTTCTCCCCATCCCAAAAAAGGCGGACAATGGCTATACCTTCGGCATACAGTCCGTTCAGTTTCATAAACAGACTCCAAAGCAAAGCGGGAGACAATGACAACAAAACCGGCAATAAGTCTTTATACTGTTTTCTTCTGAAAGAGTCGTAACTGACAACACAAAGTGCAGCACCGATAAATACGATTCCTTCGGTACGTATCCAAATATTCAATGCCAGCAAAAGGGAGGCCAGATACAGGTCTTTCCGCTCACGATACCGAAACCAGACGGCAAGATATATGACTCCCAAAGAAGCGGTTACGGCATGTATGACGTTTGTCCCCGAAAGCGAAGAGAAACCAAGCATATCGGGAGTTATCAACATAAAGAAAGTGGCTATTACAGCGCCTGTACGGTTAACTACCCGGCATAAGACCGCATAAAAAGCAATCAGGAAGAAAAGATACATCAACCCCGGAATCAACTTCGACATGGGTGCTCCCAATAAATAAACATAGGCATAACTGAGCTGAACCATAGGAGTATAGGTAATATAACTTCCCGGTCGGTGTATAGACGGCATATAATCTCCCTGAAATATGGAAAGGCCTTTTAACGTATGCTCTTGGGAAATGATGTACCCGATCGTATCGAACCCCGAAAGACTGTCCCGGTCATAAGTAGGGAAATAGACACACCGGGAGAAATTCATATATTCCAAAATGATAATGAGGAGAACAAACAGCAGCCATACCAGATTAAAACTGGAGAAATCGAAAGAGACCGGTTTCCGAATCTCCTGAACAAGTTCTTTCCGACGGAAAATCATCGGGAACGAAAGCGATAGGATGAGCAAGACACTCGCCACTAAAATCGAGACTCTTGTAAGCGGAATACCGACGGCATCCATCAACAGCATCAACAAAGTCTGCAAAGCTATACCTATCGGGAAAGAGAGTCCCAGTTTCTCGATCAAACTGAACTTCAATGATATAAGATTAACCGTCACAAATCCTGTCAGGAATGAAAGAAATATACCAAACGATACCATAATGCTTATTTGTTTTCAGGTTTCTTAATCGGTAAAATACCGTTTTCGAACTTTTCCACTTCATAAGGGACATATTCAAATCCTTCACCGTTTACAATGGCGACATGGGTAATCTCATCGACATAATGGCTTTTTCCGAAATCAAAAGGGATAACCAATTTTCGGGGATAAAGGAAGCGGAGTGCATATATTTTATTCGATATCTCAGCCGTAAAAGGGCTCTTCCCTTTTGTAAAAGCTTCTGAAGAAGGCCATAAAATAACCGCATTCTCCGGTGTATGTTCCCGAGTATTTTTCAGATACATATAATTAGCCCCGAGCTTTATAGACATTCTACCGTCATAATTAAGGTTCGGATATTTCCTGACAATTTCCATATTTTCAGGAAGCATCGTAAAGCATACCCAGTTATAGGTAGGCTGCAAAACCATGACGACCTTCAATAAAAACAACGTAAGCGCAACAGCTACGATATTCTTAAACAACCATCTGGAATAAGCCGGTTTCACGGCTTTTCCGTTTATTTCCGTTTTCGGGCTTTTTACTGTTCTTTCCTTACTTCCCATAATATCACCTTATCCGATATTTCAACAAAACCCAGATCGCCTCAAGGCCATCTGTCCATTTTATTTTTTTCCCATCCTCCATAGATCGAGGAGTATAGCTTATTGCCACCTCTTTTATCTTATATCCTTTTTTTAAAACTTTAGCCGTTATTTCCGGACAAAACTCAAAGCCGGTGCAGTCAAGAGGTATCGATTTTAACAAAGACGACCTGAACATTTTATAACACGTCGGTTCGTCGGTCAAGACCTGCCCGTACAACAAACTCGCAATAAACGAGACTAAACGGCCTCCCCAATAAAATGCCGGATAAGAATGCCGGTTTTGCCTATTCAGGAAACGAGAACCGTACACAACCGAATATTCACCGGAATGCAAATAAGGCAAAAGCAAAGAATAATCGTGCGGATCATACTCTAAATCGGCATCTTGTATAATCACATACTCTCCGGTAATATGTTTTATCCCGGTACGGATAGCCATCCCTTTTCCCCGATTTATATCATGAACGACATATTTTATCGGAACTTCCGGATGTTCCCGGATAAATGATTCGACAAGCATTCCGGTCTCATCGGCAGAACCGTCATCGACAACCACGATCTCCTTTTTTATTTCGAACGGCAATAACACCGACAAAACCCGAGTCAAGATATGACAAATGGTCTTTCCTTCGTTATACGAAGGAATGATCACCGACAAAGTTTTTTCATGATCTGCCATAGACAATAACTGTTTCAGAACATATCTCCGTTCGGACCGACTTCTAATCGTGTCACGGTATAATTGCACCCTATCTCAGAATGAGAAAACAAAGTTATGATTTTTTCTTTAAGTAAATAAATTTAATTTTATATTTCAACAGATCAAAACTATGTTTAGGATTACGCATAAGGGCATTTGACAAACTCTCAATCAGGACTTTGCATATATAAAAAATTTCAGACTTTTCTTTGTTATAGAAATAAGTCTCTATTCATACAATAAACATGTAACCTTCAATTTATATTTTTGTATATTTACGAAAATATAAATATACGTAAAAATGAATTGCTTAAAAACAAAACGATTGATATTAAGGCATTTCACGGAAAAAGATATAAATGCTCTATTCGCCATTTTAAGTGATAAAGATGTAAACACGTTTCTCCCCATGTATCCTTTGAGAAACATAGAAGAGACAAAAAGATACTTTCAATATATAAAAAATTATATTCAACAGAAAGGACTCTACTATGCTATTTGTCTTAAAGAAGACAATATACCTATCGGCTGTATTCATGTAAGTGCTGACGACAGTCATGATTTAGGATATAGCATCAAGAAAGAGTTCTGGCATAAAGGGATTTGCACCGAATCTTGCTTGGCAATAATCGATATGCTGAAACAAACAAATATCCCCTATATCACAGCTACACATGATGTAAATAATCCGAGAAGCGGAAAAGTAATGAAAGCCATAGGCATGACATATCAGTACTCTTATGAAGAACTGTGGCAACCTAAAAATTTTCTGGTCACATTCAGAATGTACCAACTAAATTTTGATGGACAAAAAGACAGAGTATATAAAAAATATTGGGATAAATACCCCAACCATTTCATAGAGGAAATGCCTTTATAATGATGAGATCGTTGATAAAAAGCATAGCATAAGATTTGAAATTTCAGATAACCCAAAAGATTTATGATTATTCTTATTGCAGGAGATACGCATACGGGAAAGACCTTATTAGCGCAAAAGTTGCTGGGAAAATATAAATATCCCTACTTTTCGATAGACCATTTGAAAATGGGAGCTATTAGAAGCGGACAATGTAAATTGTCAACTGATAGCAATGATATGGAATTAACCAATTATCTGTGGCCGATTGTCAAAGAAATAATAAAGACCTGCATCGAGAATTCGCAAAACCTGATTATTGAAGGATGCTATATTCCTTTCGGCTGGGAAAATGACTTTACTGATGAATATAGAAAACAGATAAAATACGTCTGTCTTATATTCAGTCAGGAATATATACGACAAAATTTTCAAGATATCTTGAAATATGAAAATGTTATAGAAAAGAGGCAAACAACAGATATAATCTTGAAAAATATGAACAAAACTAATAGATATAACCTGGAACAGTGTATGTCAAGAAAATACAATTACATTCTAATTGACAAGAGCTATTTAATAAATATAGATGACATATAATATAATCCATTGGTGATGAAGGGTATTCCCCATATAAAAGAAAAAAACTTAATGTAATTATTTTATTCCTAAGACACGTGGAAACAATCTGGAAAACCTATAAAAAGAAAGAAGTCAAATGATTTACATTTGACTTCTTTCTTTTTTCGTACCAAGACCCGTTCTGTTCTCGAACCAATTTTTACACAATTTGGATTTGATTTGGGAATTAAGAAAATGGATACCTAAAACCTAGAGTACAATCTATGCAGTATTGATACTTCTATAAACGCATTTCAATTTTATCTTTGAATACATGTTTATTGTGATATTCAAGATATTTCTTATTTTCTTCGAACAAATTAATTCTCATATCACTATTAATCCCTAATAATTCAATATCTTTTAGTTCTTTAGACAACAAAATTTTGCCATTATTACAGTCAAAAGTTATCAAGCCTTTATCAAATAATCTGTCCAAAGTTGGTGTTAACAACAGACCATTAAATTTATCCAATCGTTCGAAATTATTTGAGAATCTCCATGGTTTTATATGTGATGCTATCAATAATTCTCCATTAGAATACCCCGTTACACAACATTTTTTCCAAAGTTTAAGCAGATTTAATCTAAAAATCCCTTGTCCCCTCCGACAAAGCACTATAGCCTCAATATTAGTACTTGATAACTCTACACCTTTATAAATATCTTCTATTACCTCGACCCTAAAATCACTAATGGGAACAAAAATATTAGGCTTTTTTAATCGTTGTAGTTTGTACTCCGTATCTATATTTGTCAAATCATGTACCAAAGAATTATAATACATCTTTCCTATAGGGGTTATAGACCATTCATATCTATTTAATGCGTCTATCTCAACCAAATGTTGCCTAACATAAGCTAACTCATTTCGCCATCTTATTTCTTTACGGGATACCAAAAGTTCTTTATCTACATCCTCTAATGCAATCAAATCATTTTCAATGATAAAGTCCAAAACTTCTTTTTTGTTGGAATTACCACCCAAATTCAATATTGCATATAATAATAAAATCCTATTCTCTAATTCTTTTGTCATAAAGCGATATGTTTAAATTGTATTCAAATATAATAGAAAACAACAGACTTTGTTACAATCTAGTGCATTTTCCTGTTATACAATATCTCAATCTTTAAATTACCTTCTTTTTTTCTACGTTTGATGAGAATGTATATCGAACCAATTCTTAAAATAAAAGACTCGACTTAATCTATCAGTGAATCAAATAGTTGCGAGGGAGTAGAAAAGAAAAGCGGAGAGAGTATTTCTACTTTCCCCGCTTCAGTACCCAGAGCCGGGATCGAACCGGCATGGAAGTGAATCCACTGGTGTTTGAGACCAGCGCGTCTACCAATTCCGCCATCTGGGCTTTTAGACGGGGCAAAAGTAGATATTCTTTTTGATTGTGGCAAGCTTTTCAGACTTTTTTTTCAAAAAAAGGATATATATAGATTTGTAAAGAAAAATATTAGTTACTTTAGCAAACGGTATAAATACAAAATATATTTCGGAATAGAATCGGACAAATAAATGAAAAACAGCATTTAATCTGTATTTTATTCGCCCAACCGACACAAAAAAGCTATAGTATGAAAAATAGATATTGTATCATTATGGCTGGCGGAATCGGAAGCCGATTCTGGCCTGTCAGCCGAACAAACCGCCCTAAACAGTTTTTAGATTTTTTCGGAACCGGACATACTCTCTTGCAACTGACCTATGATCGTTTCCGCAAAATTATTCCTCCCGAAAATATCTTCATCGTAACGAACGAACAATATGAAGGTTTGGTAAAACAACAAATACCGGATGCCGATGATAAACACATTTTGTTAGAACCCCAACGAAGAAATACAGCTCCTTGTATTGCTTGGGCAGCATACCGCATACAGTCTATCGATCCGGAAGCCAATATCGTAGTAACCCCGTCAGACCATCTTATTCTCAAAGAAGATGCTTTTGCGGAATGTATCGATAAAGGATTAGAATTTGTAGAAAAATTTCCGGCTCTTCTTACATTAGGAGTAAAACCCAACCGTCCGGAAACCGGATACGGATATATACAGATCGGAGATGAAAGTAACGGAGATATCAACACCGTTAAAACGTTTACGGAAAAACCCAATCAGGAATTGGCTGAAGTTTTTGTAGAAAGCGGAGAATTTTTCTGGAACTCCGGAATATTCATCTGGAATGTGCAGACCATTATTAAAGCGTTCCAACGATATCTTCCCGAAGTCTCGGCTCGATTCGAATCTGGAATCGGAAAATTCAATACATCTGAAGAAAAAGAATTTATTCAGGAAAATTTCCCCGCTTGCCAAAACATCTCCATAGATTTCGGACTGATGGAAAAAGCATCGAACGTATTTGTTCTCTGCGCCGATTTCGGATGGGCAGATGTAGGGACATGGGGATCTCTTTATGATATTTCGTCTAAAGATAAAAACGGCAATGTAAATCAAGAAGGAAAATCTCTCATTTATGAAAGTGATAACAACATCATTGCTGTTCCGAAAGATAAATTGGTCGTCATCGAAGGCTTAAAGAACTATATTGTCGCCGATTCGGACAATGTATTGCTCATTTGCAGAAAAGATGAAGAAGAACGTATCCGACAGATCGTGAATGATGCAAAAGCAAAATTCGGGAACGAATTTATTTGATAAATGGTCCTATAATTTGTCAATTTGAATTTATAACATAAAACGGCAGATTCTTGTAGAAAGGACCTGCCGTCTCTATATAGAAGTAATGAACTATTCCATCACTATCTTTATACTCTTTACAGCCAGTCTTGCCTCAAGCCATCGGACAAAACGCGATTGTTCCGCTTTCGACATAGGTTTCGCATAGCGTACCACAGCTAACGTCA contains:
- a CDS encoding ImmA/IrrE family metallo-endopeptidase, which encodes MKLNKFIIERQVSEFRTDNGLSSSEPITLKSLLLKLNVLTIFRPLSENFSGMCLKDNSGHRFMLINSNQPRGRQHFTIAHELYHLFIEEKPTPHKCNPGHSKNKVEQYADMFASSLLMPEAGICQLIPEVELNTRNISIATILKLEHYFSVSRSALLYRLLNIGLITENTRSQLAEIGVKHSARCFGYDIALYEPANEGLVIGDFGEKARSLFDKEKISESHYMELLSKISINGTQENENSTRC
- a CDS encoding helix-turn-helix domain-containing protein, producing the protein MKTINQIIGENLKKIRELSGFTQEKIAKSIGIERSAYSNYEGGIREVPYDILEKLSNLFGCEPFILFEDNVQTDNEILATAFRISDLEDDDLKEIANFKDIVKSYLKMERIAQNEVE
- a CDS encoding GNAT family N-acetyltransferase; the encoded protein is MNCLKTKRLILRHFTEKDINALFAILSDKDVNTFLPMYPLRNIEETKRYFQYIKNYIQQKGLYYAICLKEDNIPIGCIHVSADDSHDLGYSIKKEFWHKGICTESCLAIIDMLKQTNIPYITATHDVNNPRSGKVMKAIGMTYQYSYEELWQPKNFLVTFRMYQLNFDGQKDRVYKKYWDKYPNHFIEEMPL
- a CDS encoding glycosyltransferase family 2 protein; protein product: MADHEKTLSVIIPSYNEGKTICHILTRVLSVLLPFEIKKEIVVVDDGSADETGMLVESFIREHPEVPIKYVVHDINRGKGMAIRTGIKHITGEYVIIQDADLEYDPHDYSLLLPYLHSGEYSVVYGSRFLNRQNRHSYPAFYWGGRLVSFIASLLYGQVLTDEPTCYKMFRSSLLKSIPLDCTGFEFCPEITAKVLKKGYKIKEVAISYTPRSMEDGKKIKWTDGLEAIWVLLKYRIR
- a CDS encoding O-antigen ligase family protein; this translates as MRLLIWRVCSEMICHKPFSGYGTASFGQDYMLHQAHYFETHPDSRFSQTADDTVYPFNEFLHILVELGIPGLSAIGVFLLSLFLSRSKNGTKRILKAGLITYLCFSLFSYPNSVFPLFVLFGIFSGCIESRKVFKIPVSALTTGSLLILSVLVCSVSIREIRFYYNGAKTLEKFFTGNSSEAILFSDRHYEQLKYSESFNNIYSMWLEKHPDIKKLPRLPAGCNNYCNIGKTYMLSEQYDYAEEYLKTASFMVPEKITPNYLLWQNSLQRGDTTNAITIAERILKQPLKAESTYTLRVKSEIRRFLETEQGKTQVPAQ
- a CDS encoding mannose-1-phosphate guanylyltransferase; translated protein: MKNRYCIIMAGGIGSRFWPVSRTNRPKQFLDFFGTGHTLLQLTYDRFRKIIPPENIFIVTNEQYEGLVKQQIPDADDKHILLEPQRRNTAPCIAWAAYRIQSIDPEANIVVTPSDHLILKEDAFAECIDKGLEFVEKFPALLTLGVKPNRPETGYGYIQIGDESNGDINTVKTFTEKPNQELAEVFVESGEFFWNSGIFIWNVQTIIKAFQRYLPEVSARFESGIGKFNTSEEKEFIQENFPACQNISIDFGLMEKASNVFVLCADFGWADVGTWGSLYDISSKDKNGNVNQEGKSLIYESDNNIIAVPKDKLVVIEGLKNYIVADSDNVLLICRKDEEERIRQIVNDAKAKFGNEFI
- a CDS encoding HNH endonuclease, with protein sequence MTKELENRILLLYAILNLGGNSNKKEVLDFIIENDLIALEDVDKELLVSRKEIRWRNELAYVRQHLVEIDALNRYEWSITPIGKMYYNSLVHDLTNIDTEYKLQRLKKPNIFVPISDFRVEVIEDIYKGVELSSTNIEAIVLCRRGQGIFRLNLLKLWKKCCVTGYSNGELLIASHIKPWRFSNNFERLDKFNGLLLTPTLDRLFDKGLITFDCNNGKILLSKELKDIELLGINSDMRINLFEENKKYLEYHNKHVFKDKIEMRL